A window of the Streptococcus sp. 116-D4 genome harbors these coding sequences:
- a CDS encoding MBL fold metallo-hydrolase, translating to MCETGFKYSILASGSSGNSFYLETPKKKLLVDAGLSGKKITSLLAEINRKPEELDAILITHEHSDHIHGVGVLARKYGMDLYANEKTWQAMENSKYLGKVDSSQKYIFEMGKTKTFGDIDIESFGVSHDAIAPQFYRFMKDDKSFVMLTDTGYVSDRMAGIVENADGYLIESNHDVEILRAGSYAWRLKQRILSDLGHLSNEDGAEAMIRTLGNRTKKIYLGHLSKENNIKELAHMTMVNQLAQADLGVGVDFKIYDTSPDTATPLTDI from the coding sequence ATGTGTGAAACAGGTTTTAAATACAGTATTTTAGCGTCGGGTTCCAGTGGAAATTCCTTTTATTTGGAAACCCCAAAAAAGAAGCTTTTAGTGGATGCGGGCTTGTCTGGTAAGAAAATTACCAGCCTACTTGCTGAAATAAATCGCAAGCCAGAAGAGTTGGATGCCATCTTGATTACCCATGAGCATTCTGACCATATTCATGGAGTAGGTGTTTTAGCTCGCAAGTATGGTATGGATTTGTATGCCAATGAAAAGACCTGGCAGGCTATGGAAAATAGCAAGTATCTTGGCAAGGTGGATTCTTCGCAAAAGTATATCTTTGAAATGGGTAAAACCAAAACCTTTGGAGATATCGACATCGAGAGTTTTGGTGTTAGTCATGATGCGATTGCACCGCAGTTCTATCGCTTTATGAAGGATGATAAGAGTTTTGTTATGCTGACTGATACAGGTTATGTTAGTGACCGTATGGCAGGGATTGTCGAGAATGCAGATGGCTATCTTATCGAGTCCAATCATGATGTAGAGATTTTGCGAGCAGGTTCTTACGCTTGGCGACTCAAACAACGAATCCTATCAGATCTTGGTCACCTTTCTAACGAGGATGGTGCTGAAGCAATGATTCGGACGCTAGGAAATCGCACTAAGAAAATCTATCTTGGTCACTTGTCTAAGGAGAACAATATCAAGGAACTGGCTCATATGACCATGGTCAATCAGCTAGCTCAGGCTGATCTAGGAGTCGGAGTAGACTTTAAGATTTACGATACCTCACCAGATACCGCAACACCATTGACAGATATATAA
- the mutY gene encoding A/G-specific adenine glycosylase has product MLDLKEYGIVMWPEEKIVSFREKLLAWYDENKRDLPWRRSKNPYHIWVSEIMLQQTRVDTVIPYYERFLDWFPTVESLATAPEERLLKAWEGLGYYSRVRNMQAAAQQIMTDFGGQFPNTYEGISSLKGIGPYTAGAISSIAFNLPEPAVDGNVMRVLARLFEVNHDIGIPSNRKIFQAMMEILIDPERPGDFNQALMDLGSDIEAPVSPRPKESPVRDFSAAYLNGTMDRYPIKAPKKKPVSIYLKALVVKNTQGQFLLEKNESEKLLAGFWHFPLIEVDNFSQEEQFDLFHQVAEESVNFGPSPEESFQQDYDLEVDWLNLHFDTVKHVFSHRMWHIQIVAGQVSDFHDFSDREVRWLSPEEFKNYPLAKPQQKIWQAYAQANLDSSKD; this is encoded by the coding sequence ATGTTAGATTTGAAAGAATACGGTATCGTCATGTGGCCGGAGGAGAAGATTGTTTCTTTCCGTGAGAAACTTCTCGCTTGGTATGATGAAAATAAAAGAGATTTACCTTGGAGGAGAAGTAAAAATCCTTATCATATCTGGGTCTCAGAAATCATGCTCCAGCAGACTAGGGTGGATACGGTTATTCCTTATTACGAACGATTCTTGGACTGGTTTCCAACTGTAGAAAGTTTGGCTACTGCGCCTGAAGAGCGTTTGTTGAAGGCTTGGGAAGGTTTGGGTTATTATTCTCGAGTACGCAATATGCAGGCTGCAGCCCAGCAGATTATGACAGACTTTGGTGGTCAATTTCCAAATACCTATGAAGGAATTTCCAGCTTGAAAGGGATTGGTCCTTACACAGCAGGAGCGATTTCCAGTATTGCTTTTAACTTGCCCGAGCCAGCTGTAGATGGTAATGTTATGCGGGTTTTGGCGCGTCTGTTTGAAGTCAACCACGATATTGGGATTCCTAGCAATCGAAAGATTTTCCAAGCCATGATGGAAATCTTGATTGACCCAGAACGGCCAGGTGACTTTAATCAAGCCTTGATGGACTTAGGGTCTGATATTGAGGCTCCTGTAAGTCCTAGGCCAAAAGAAAGCCCAGTTAGGGACTTCAGTGCGGCATATCTGAATGGTACAATGGACCGTTATCCAATCAAGGCTCCCAAGAAAAAGCCTGTTTCAATTTATCTTAAAGCCTTGGTAGTCAAAAATACTCAGGGACAATTTTTACTTGAAAAAAATGAAAGTGAAAAGTTGTTGGCAGGCTTTTGGCATTTTCCCTTGATAGAAGTTGATAACTTTTCGCAAGAAGAGCAGTTTGATCTCTTTCATCAGGTTGCAGAAGAAAGTGTGAACTTTGGACCCAGTCCAGAAGAGAGTTTTCAGCAGGACTATGATTTAGAAGTTGATTGGCTTAATCTGCATTTTGACACTGTCAAGCATGTCTTTAGTCATCGCATGTGGCATATTCAAATTGTAGCAGGCCAGGTGAGTGACTTCCATGATTTTTCAGATAGGGAAGTTCGCTGGCTTTCACCAGAAGAGTTTAAAAATTACCCACTTGCTAAACCCCAACAAAAAATCTGGCAGGCCTATGCACAAGCCAACTTAGATAGTAGCAAAGACTAG
- a CDS encoding RluA family pseudouridine synthase — MRFEFIADEHVKVKTFLKKHEVSKGLLAKIKFRGGAILVNDQPQNATYLLDIGDRVTIDIPAEEGFETLEAIERPLDILYEDDHFLVLNKPYGVASIPSVNHSNTIANFIKGYYVKQNYENQQVHIVTRLDRDTSGLMLFAKHGYAHARLDKQLQKKSIEKRYFALVKGHGHLESEGEIIAPIARDEDSIITRRVAKGGKYAHTSYKIVASYGNIHLVDIRLHTGRTHQIRVHFSHIGFPLLGDDLYGGSLDDGIQRQALHCHYLSFYHPFLEQDLQLESPLPDDFSNLITQLSTNTL, encoded by the coding sequence ATGAGGTTTGAATTTATCGCAGATGAGCATGTCAAGGTTAAGACCTTCTTAAAAAAGCACGAGGTTTCGAAGGGGCTGCTGGCCAAGATTAAGTTTCGAGGCGGAGCTATTCTGGTCAATGACCAACCGCAAAATGCAACGTATCTTTTGGATATTGGAGACCGTGTTACCATTGATATTCCTGCTGAGGAAGGTTTTGAAACTCTCGAAGCTATCGAGAGACCACTAGACATTCTCTATGAGGATGATCATTTTCTAGTCTTAAACAAACCCTATGGAGTGGCTTCTATTCCTAGTGTCAATCACTCCAATACCATTGCCAATTTTATCAAGGGTTACTATGTTAAGCAAAATTACGAAAATCAGCAGGTTCATATTGTAACCAGACTTGATAGAGATACTTCTGGCTTGATGCTCTTTGCCAAGCACGGCTATGCTCATGCACGATTAGACAAGCAGTTGCAGAAGAAGTCCATTGAGAAACGCTACTTTGCTTTGGTTAAAGGTCATGGACACTTGGAGTCAGAGGGTGAAATTATTGCTCCGATTGCGCGTGATGAAGACTCCATTATTACCAGACGTGTAGCTAAAGGTGGAAAGTATGCTCATACTTCATACAAGATTGTAGCTTCTTATGGGAATATTCACTTGGTCGATATTCGCCTGCACACTGGGCGAACCCACCAAATCCGAGTCCACTTTTCTCATATTGGTTTTCCTTTGTTGGGAGATGACTTGTACGGTGGTAGTCTGGACGACGGCATCCAACGTCAGGCTTTGCATTGCCATTACCTATCTTTTTATCATCCTTTTCTAGAGCAAGACTTGCAGTTAGAAAGTCCCTTGCCGGATGATTTTAGCAACCTTATTACCCAGTTATCAACTAATACTCTATAA
- a CDS encoding NAD kinase — protein MKNTGKRINLIANRKPQSQRVLYELRDRLKRNQFILNDTNPDIVISIGGDGMLLSAFHKYENQLDKVRFIGVHTGHLGFYTDYRDFELDKLVTNLQLDTGARISYPVLNAKVFLENGEVKIFRALNEASIRRSDRTMVADIVINGVPFERFRGDGLTVSTPTGSTAYNKSLGGAVLHPTIEALQLTEIASLNNRVYRTLGSSIIVPKKDKIELIPTRNDYHTISVDNSVYSFRNIERIEYQIDHHKIHFVASPSHTSFWNRVKDAFIGEVDE, from the coding sequence ATGAAGAATACAGGTAAACGAATTAATCTGATAGCGAATAGAAAACCGCAGAGTCAAAGGGTTTTGTATGAATTGCGAGATCGTTTGAAGAGAAATCAGTTTATACTCAATGATACTAACCCGGACATTGTCATTTCCATTGGTGGAGATGGCATGCTCCTGTCGGCCTTTCATAAGTACGAAAACCAACTTGATAAGGTCCGTTTTATCGGTGTTCATACTGGACATTTGGGCTTCTATACAGATTATCGTGATTTTGAGTTGGACAAGCTAGTGACTAATTTGCAGCTAGATACTGGTGCAAGAATCTCTTATCCTGTTCTAAATGCGAAGGTCTTCCTTGAAAATGGTGAAGTAAAGATTTTTAGAGCATTAAATGAAGCTAGCATCCGCAGGTCCGATCGAACCATGGTGGCGGATATTGTAATCAATGGTGTCCCCTTTGAACGTTTTCGTGGAGACGGGCTAACAGTTTCGACTCCAACTGGCAGTACAGCCTATAACAAGTCGCTTGGGGGAGCTGTTTTACACCCTACCATTGAAGCTCTTCAATTAACAGAAATTGCCAGCCTTAATAATCGGGTCTATCGAACGCTGGGTTCGTCCATTATTGTTCCAAAGAAGGACAAGATTGAACTGATCCCAACGAGAAACGATTACCATACCATTTCAGTTGACAATAGTGTTTATTCTTTCCGCAATATTGAGCGAATCGAGTATCAAATCGACCATCATAAGATTCACTTTGTCGCCTCACCTAGCCACACCAGTTTTTGGAATCGTGTTAAGGATGCTTTCATCGGCGAGGTGGATGAATGA
- the vicK gene encoding cell wall metabolism sensor histidine kinase VicK: MIEVIRQTILTSDFIFILILIGFILLVTFLLLESRRDNIRLRQLNQKVKDLIAGDYSQVLDMQGSSEITNITNNLNDLSEVIRLTQENLEQESKRLHSILSYMTDGVLATNRRGKITMINDMAKKQLGVQKEEVLNKSILELLKIEDEYELRDLITQVPELMIDSQDANGEYLSLRVRFALVRRESGFISGLVAVLHDTTEQEKEERERRLFVSNVSHELRTPLTSVKSYLEALDEGALSEPVAPDFIKVSLNETNRMMRMVTDLLHLSRIDNATSHLDVELINFTAFITFILNRFDKMRGSDEEKKYELVRDYPITSVWIEIDTDKMTQVIDNILNNAIKYSPDGGKIKVRMKTTDDQMILSISDQGLGIPKQDLPKIFDRFYRVDRARSRAQGGTGLGLAIAKEIIKQHNGFIWAKSEYGKGSTFTIVLPYDKDAVKEEVWEDEIEE, encoded by the coding sequence ATGATTGAAGTAATTAGACAAACAATTTTGACGAGTGACTTTATCTTTATCCTCATCCTAATTGGCTTTATTTTGCTAGTGACTTTTCTTCTACTTGAGAGCCGTCGCGATAATATTCGCCTTAGACAATTAAATCAGAAGGTTAAAGACCTGATTGCAGGAGATTATTCTCAGGTATTGGATATGCAGGGAAGTTCTGAGATCACTAATATTACCAATAATCTCAATGATTTATCAGAAGTAATTCGCTTGACTCAAGAAAATCTGGAGCAAGAGAGTAAACGATTGCATAGTATCCTCTCATACATGACAGACGGAGTCCTTGCGACCAATCGTCGTGGTAAGATTACCATGATTAATGACATGGCAAAGAAGCAGCTAGGCGTTCAGAAAGAAGAGGTTCTCAATAAAAGTATTCTAGAATTACTTAAGATTGAGGATGAGTATGAACTTCGTGATTTGATTACCCAAGTTCCTGAGCTTATGATTGATTCTCAGGATGCTAATGGTGAATATCTGAGCCTTCGTGTACGTTTTGCCTTGGTTCGTCGTGAGTCTGGATTTATCTCAGGTTTGGTAGCTGTTTTGCATGATACGACGGAGCAGGAGAAGGAAGAGCGCGAACGGAGACTCTTTGTATCCAACGTTAGTCATGAATTACGGACTCCTCTAACTAGCGTAAAATCCTATCTTGAAGCCTTGGATGAGGGTGCCTTGTCAGAACCTGTCGCGCCAGATTTTATCAAGGTGTCTCTAAACGAAACCAACCGTATGATGAGAATGGTGACAGACCTTCTTCATCTTTCACGTATTGATAATGCAACCAGTCACCTAGATGTGGAATTAATCAATTTTACTGCCTTTATAACCTTTATCCTCAACCGTTTTGATAAGATGAGGGGATCAGATGAAGAGAAGAAATACGAATTGGTTAGAGATTATCCGATTACCTCCGTCTGGATTGAAATTGATACAGACAAGATGACACAGGTGATTGATAATATTCTTAATAATGCCATTAAGTATTCACCAGATGGTGGGAAAATCAAAGTGAGGATGAAGACGACTGATGATCAGATGATTTTGTCTATCTCCGACCAAGGTCTAGGGATTCCAAAGCAAGATTTGCCGAAGATTTTTGACCGTTTCTACCGAGTCGATCGTGCTAGAAGTCGTGCCCAAGGTGGAACTGGGCTAGGTCTAGCTATAGCCAAAGAAATTATCAAACAACACAATGGTTTTATTTGGGCCAAGAGTGAATATGGTAAGGGATCTACCTTTACCATTGTGCTCCCTTATGATAAGGATGCCGTGAAAGAAGAAGTTTGGGAGGACGAAATAGAAGAGTAG
- a CDS encoding cysteine desulfurase family protein yields MIYLDNAATTPMSAVAILAMTEVMQETYGNPSSIHSHGRQAGKLLREARQELAQLLGTKPQHIFFTSGGTEGNNTAIIGYCLRHQEQGKHIITTAIEHHAVLETIDYLVQHFGFEATIIQPENQEITAQQIQEALRDDTILVSTMFANNETGNLLPIAEIGQILKQHPAAYHVDAVQAIGKIPIHPEELGIDFLTASAHKFHGPKGIGFLYASSMDFDSYLHGGDQEQKKRAGTENLAAIVGMVAALKEDLEQQEEHFNHVQNLETAFLAELEGVQYYLNRGDHHLPYVLNIGFPGQKNDLLLLRLDLAGISISTGSACTAGIVQSSHVLEAMYGANSERLKESVRISLSPQNTVEDLQTLAKTLKEIIGG; encoded by the coding sequence TTGATTTATTTGGACAATGCTGCAACGACTCCCATGTCAGCAGTTGCTATTTTAGCTATGACCGAGGTTATGCAAGAAACCTATGGCAATCCTTCTAGTATTCATAGTCATGGCCGTCAAGCTGGAAAACTCTTGCGAGAAGCTCGTCAGGAGCTAGCTCAGTTACTGGGGACAAAACCTCAACATATTTTCTTCACTTCTGGTGGAACTGAAGGCAACAATACTGCTATCATTGGTTACTGTCTTCGTCATCAAGAACAAGGAAAACATATTATCACAACTGCCATTGAGCACCATGCCGTCCTTGAAACCATTGATTACTTGGTTCAACACTTTGGTTTTGAAGCAACCATTATCCAACCAGAAAATCAAGAAATCACAGCCCAACAAATTCAAGAGGCTTTACGTGACGATACGATTTTGGTTTCTACCATGTTTGCCAATAATGAGACAGGAAACCTACTGCCCATTGCTGAAATTGGCCAAATACTCAAGCAACACCCTGCTGCCTATCATGTCGATGCAGTTCAAGCTATTGGTAAAATCCCTATTCATCCAGAAGAATTGGGCATTGATTTTCTCACTGCTTCAGCCCATAAATTTCATGGTCCTAAGGGAATCGGATTTCTCTACGCATCTAGCATGGACTTTGATTCCTATCTCCATGGTGGAGACCAAGAACAGAAAAAACGTGCAGGAACCGAAAATTTAGCTGCCATCGTAGGCATGGTTGCAGCCCTAAAAGAGGACCTAGAACAACAAGAAGAACATTTCAACCATGTACAAAATCTAGAAACTGCCTTTCTGGCAGAGCTAGAGGGAGTTCAGTATTACTTGAATAGAGGCGACCACCATCTCCCTTATGTTCTCAATATTGGATTTCCTGGTCAGAAAAACGACCTCTTACTCCTTCGTCTAGATTTGGCTGGAATTTCAATCTCCACTGGCTCAGCCTGCACTGCAGGCATTGTCCAGTCTAGCCATGTTCTTGAAGCTATGTACGGAGCAAATTCAGAACGCTTGAAGGAATCCGTTCGGATCAGTTTGTCGCCACAAAATACTGTTGAAGACCTACAAACTCTCGCAAAAACCTTAAAAGAAATTATCGGAGGTTAG
- a CDS encoding CYTH domain-containing protein has product MKHLEIELKTLLKKDEYEHLKEQFTGVTPVLQKNYYIDTPNFELREKKVAMRIRTFEDWAELTLKVPQSVGNMEYNQKLQLKDAENYLSKEELPQGAVLDELAKHGIQSKKWQVLGCLTTLRYEMQTAIGLMALDESQYFDITDYELELEVENHEQGKQDFQQFLEENQIDYQKAPSKLVRFVKSMKNS; this is encoded by the coding sequence ATGAAACATTTAGAAATTGAATTGAAAACACTACTGAAAAAAGATGAATATGAACATCTAAAAGAGCAATTCACAGGTGTCACTCCTGTTCTTCAAAAAAATTACTACATTGACACGCCTAATTTTGAACTGCGAGAAAAGAAAGTTGCTATGCGCATTCGCACTTTTGAAGACTGGGCAGAATTGACACTCAAAGTTCCACAAAGTGTTGGAAACATGGAATACAACCAAAAATTGCAACTAAAAGATGCTGAAAACTATCTAAGTAAGGAAGAACTTCCTCAAGGGGCGGTACTGGATGAATTGGCGAAACATGGTATTCAAAGCAAGAAATGGCAGGTACTTGGTTGTCTAACAACGCTGCGCTATGAGATGCAAACAGCTATTGGTCTCATGGCGCTAGATGAAAGTCAGTACTTTGATATTACAGATTACGAATTGGAGCTAGAAGTTGAGAATCACGAACAAGGGAAACAAGATTTCCAGCAATTTTTAGAGGAAAATCAGATTGATTATCAAAAAGCTCCTTCAAAATTGGTTCGATTTGTCAAAAGCATGAAAAATAGCTGA
- the pta gene encoding phosphate acetyltransferase: MEVFESLKANLVGKNARIVLPEGEEPRILQATKRLVKETEVIPVLLGNPEKIKIYLEIEGIEDGYEVIDPQHYDQFEEMVAALVERRKGKMSEEDARKVLVEDVNYFGVMLVYLGLVDGMVSGAIHSTASTVRPALQIIKTRPNVTRTSGAFLMVRGTERYLFGDCAININPDAEALAEIAINSAITAKMFGIEPKIAMLSYSTKGSGFGESVDKVVEATKIAHDLRPDLEIDGELQFDAAFVPETAALKAPGSTVAGQANVFIFPGIEAGNIGYKMAERLGGFAAVGPVLQGLNKPVNDLSRGCNADDVYKLTLITAAQAVHQ, encoded by the coding sequence ATGGAAGTTTTTGAAAGTCTCAAAGCCAACTTGGTTGGTAAAAATGCTCGTATCGTTCTCCCTGAAGGGGAAGAACCTCGTATTCTTCAAGCGACTAAACGCCTGGTAAAAGAAACAGAAGTGATTCCTGTTTTGCTTGGAAATCCTGAAAAAATTAAAATTTATCTTGAAATCGAAGGCATCGAGGATGGTTATGAAGTCATCGACCCTCAACACTACGATCAATTTGAAGAAATGGTTGCTGCCTTAGTGGAGCGTCGCAAGGGAAAAATGTCTGAAGAAGATGCACGCAAGGTTTTGGTTGAAGATGTCAACTACTTTGGTGTTATGTTGGTTTATTTGGGCTTGGTTGATGGTATGGTGTCAGGAGCGATTCACTCAACAGCTTCGACAGTACGTCCAGCTCTTCAAATCATCAAAACTCGTCCAAATGTTACTCGTACTTCAGGTGCCTTCCTCATGGTTCGTGGTACGGAACGTTACTTATTTGGAGATTGTGCCATCAACATCAACCCAGATGCAGAAGCCTTGGCTGAAATTGCCATCAACTCAGCAATCACAGCTAAGATGTTTGGCATCGAGCCTAAAATTGCCATGCTAAGCTATTCTACTAAAGGTTCAGGCTTTGGTGAAAGTGTTGATAAAGTAGTTGAAGCAACTAAAATTGCTCACGACTTGCGTCCTGACCTCGAAATCGATGGTGAGTTGCAATTTGATGCGGCTTTTGTTCCAGAAACTGCAGCTTTGAAAGCTCCTGGAAGTACAGTTGCTGGTCAAGCAAATGTCTTCATCTTCCCAGGTATCGAGGCAGGAAATATTGGTTACAAGATGGCAGAACGTCTTGGTGGTTTTGCGGCTGTTGGACCTGTTCTACAAGGTTTGAATAAGCCAGTTAACGACCTTTCTCGTGGATGTAATGCGGATGATGTGTACAAGTTGACCCTCATCACAGCAGCCCAAGCAGTTCATCAATAA
- a CDS encoding GTP pyrophosphokinase: MTIEWEEFIDPYIQAVGELKIKLRGIRKQYRKQNKHSPIEFVTGRVKPIESIKEKMARRGITYATLEHDLQDIAGLRVMVQFVDDVQEVVEILRKRQDMRIIQERDYITHRKASGYRSYHVVVEYTVDTINGAKTILAEIQIRTLAMNFWATIEHSLNYKYQGDFPEEIKNRLEITAKIAHQLDEEMGKIRDDIQEAQALFDPLSRKLNDGVGNSDDTDEEYR; encoded by the coding sequence ATGACCATAGAATGGGAAGAATTTATAGATCCTTACATTCAAGCTGTTGGTGAGTTAAAGATTAAACTACGTGGTATTCGTAAGCAATACCGCAAGCAAAATAAGCATTCTCCGATTGAGTTTGTGACGGGTAGGGTGAAGCCGATTGAGAGTATTAAGGAAAAAATGGCCCGTCGTGGTATCACTTATGCGACCTTGGAACATGATTTGCAGGATATTGCCGGTTTGCGTGTGATGGTCCAGTTTGTAGATGACGTCCAAGAAGTGGTGGAGATTTTGCGCAAGCGTCAGGATATGCGGATCATACAGGAGCGCGATTACATTACTCATCGAAAAGCATCAGGTTACCGTTCCTACCATGTGGTAGTAGAATATACGGTTGATACTATTAATGGTGCTAAAACCATTTTGGCGGAAATTCAAATTCGTACCTTGGCCATGAATTTCTGGGCAACGATAGAACATTCTCTCAACTACAAGTACCAAGGGGATTTCCCAGAGGAAATTAAGAATCGACTGGAAATTACTGCAAAAATTGCTCATCAGTTGGATGAAGAAATGGGTAAAATTCGAGATGATATTCAGGAAGCCCAGGCGCTTTTTGATCCTTTGAGTAGAAAATTAAATGATGGTGTAGGAAACAGTGACGATACAGATGAAGAATACAGGTAA
- a CDS encoding DUF1831 domain-containing protein, translated as MAFEKTIQLKNCPYDYTLSPSVKKFTLKDNTFFETKIGNYELTRLLEKVPNSGEGFQLKIIINKELTGAKINITDKFGLRLVDIFKSEDHHIHQEKFYFLMDSLVERGIFIKSER; from the coding sequence ATGGCATTTGAAAAAACCATTCAGTTAAAAAATTGTCCTTACGACTACACTCTTAGCCCATCTGTTAAAAAATTCACCCTTAAGGACAACACCTTTTTTGAGACTAAGATTGGTAACTATGAATTGACTCGCCTTTTGGAAAAAGTTCCGAACAGCGGTGAGGGATTCCAACTCAAAATCATTATTAACAAGGAACTTACAGGTGCTAAAATTAATATAACCGACAAGTTTGGACTACGTCTAGTTGATATTTTCAAATCAGAAGACCACCACATTCATCAGGAAAAATTCTACTTCCTCATGGATAGCTTGGTAGAACGTGGTATCTTTATAAAATCTGAAAGATAG
- a CDS encoding ribose-phosphate diphosphokinase translates to MSDRKNMKLFALNSNQEIAQKIAQAVGVPLGKLSSRQFSDGEIQVNIEESVRGYDVYIIQSTSFPVNNHLMELLIMVDACVRASAHSINVVLPYFGYARQDRIASPREPLTAKLVANMLVKAGVDRVLTLDLHAVQVQGFFDIPVDNLFTVPLFAKHYCDKGLLGSDVVVVSPKNSGVKRARSLAEYLDAPIAIIDYPQDDASRNEGYIIGDVEGKKAILIDDILNTGRTFSEAAKIVEREGATEIYAVSSHGLFVEGAAELLDNTNIKEILVTDSVATKEKTPKNVCYITASELIGDAIVRIHERKPVSPLFAYNKKK, encoded by the coding sequence ATGTCAGATAGAAAAAACATGAAACTTTTCGCACTCAACTCAAACCAAGAGATTGCACAGAAAATTGCACAGGCTGTTGGTGTCCCACTTGGAAAACTATCATCACGTCAATTTTCAGACGGAGAAATCCAAGTGAATATTGAAGAAAGTGTCCGTGGTTATGATGTTTACATCATCCAATCAACAAGTTTCCCTGTTAACAACCACCTAATGGAATTGCTTATCATGGTCGACGCTTGTGTTCGTGCAAGTGCCCACAGTATCAACGTAGTCCTTCCTTATTTTGGCTATGCACGCCAAGACCGTATCGCTTCGCCTCGTGAGCCACTTACAGCTAAACTAGTTGCCAATATGCTTGTTAAGGCCGGTGTTGACCGTGTCCTTACACTTGATTTGCATGCCGTTCAGGTTCAAGGATTCTTTGATATTCCTGTTGATAACCTCTTCACAGTGCCCCTATTTGCAAAACATTACTGCGATAAGGGCCTACTCGGTTCAGATGTTGTTGTCGTCAGCCCTAAAAATTCAGGTGTGAAACGTGCTCGTAGTCTGGCTGAATATCTTGATGCTCCTATTGCCATTATCGACTACCCTCAAGACGATGCAAGTCGCAACGAAGGCTATATCATCGGGGATGTTGAAGGTAAAAAAGCTATCTTGATTGATGACATTTTAAATACAGGACGTACCTTCTCTGAAGCTGCTAAAATTGTTGAACGTGAAGGGGCTACAGAAATTTATGCTGTTTCTAGCCACGGTCTCTTCGTCGAAGGAGCTGCTGAACTTCTTGACAATACGAATATTAAAGAAATTCTTGTGACTGATTCAGTAGCAACAAAAGAAAAAACTCCTAAAAACGTATGCTACATCACTGCTAGTGAGTTAATTGGTGATGCCATCGTCCGTATCCACGAAAGAAAACCAGTCAGCCCACTCTTTGCCTACAACAAAAAGAAATAA
- the yycF gene encoding response regulator YycF, giving the protein MKKILIVDDEKPISDIIKFNMTKEGYEVVTAFNGREALEKYEAEQPDIIILDLMLPEIDGLEVAKTIRKSSSVPIIMLSAKDSEFDKVIGLELGADDYVTKPFSNRELQARVKALLRRTDLVSVDNQESDEKKIQPLKIGDLEIVPDAYVAKKYGKELDLTHREFELLYHLASHIGQVITREHLLETVWGYDYFGDVRTVDVTIRRLREKIEDTPSRPEYILTRRGVGYYMRNND; this is encoded by the coding sequence ATGAAAAAAATATTAATTGTAGATGATGAAAAACCAATCTCGGATATTATCAAGTTTAATATGACCAAGGAAGGTTACGAAGTTGTAACTGCTTTTAATGGTCGTGAAGCGTTAGAGAAATATGAAGCAGAGCAACCAGATATTATTATTCTGGATTTGATGCTTCCAGAAATTGATGGTTTAGAAGTTGCTAAGACTATTCGCAAGTCAAGTAGTGTGCCTATTATCATGCTGTCGGCTAAAGATAGCGAATTTGACAAGGTTATCGGTTTGGAACTTGGAGCAGATGACTATGTGACAAAACCTTTCTCAAATCGTGAACTGCAGGCGCGTGTTAAAGCTCTTCTTCGTCGCACGGACTTGGTTTCTGTAGATAACCAAGAATCTGATGAAAAGAAAATCCAACCCTTGAAAATTGGGGACTTGGAGATTGTGCCAGATGCCTATGTAGCTAAAAAATACGGTAAAGAACTAGACTTAACCCACCGTGAATTTGAGCTCTTGTACCACTTGGCTTCTCATATTGGTCAAGTGATTACGCGTGAACACTTGCTTGAAACTGTCTGGGGTTATGATTATTTTGGAGATGTTCGGACTGTTGACGTAACTATTAGACGTTTGCGTGAGAAGATTGAAGACACACCAAGTAGACCTGAATACATCCTAACTCGTCGTGGAGTAGGATATTATATGAGAAATAATGATTGA